In Candidatus Obscuribacterales bacterium, the sequence GAGCTGCTTCATGACCAGTCTGGGGCAAAATATCGCGTTCGGTCACCGTGACCAACCCTTGCAGGCGACGGCTTTCGCGGTAGTAGGGATGGAGGGCATAGGCTCCCCCACCGAGGACGCCGAGCTGTACAGGAAAGGAATCGCTGGCGAGACCATAGCGCCGACCGCCCACCTGCTGCACATAGCGGGCTAGATTTTGGCTATGCCATAGGGCCTCTTGACCATAGGCTTGGCGATCGCCCTCGGATCCGACCAATCGCTGCAGGTCGTGGCCATAGTCGTTGCCATCATTGGGCCAGTTGATCATGAACCGATGTCCCGGTAGCCGCCCATAGTTCAGCCAGTGGGACAGATCCATCCCCTGCCAAGCGGTTTTGAACGCGTTACCCGACGCTAGGGGACTGGGGGGAATCTCGGGAGCGATCGCCCCTTCACCCAAGTCCTGCATCACCACCACCCAAGTGGGAGATTGAACCGGATAACGCTGGGTGAGGGCGTTGGGCGCTAGGGGCGCACTCGGTTCCTGCCAGTCGGGCTGCCAGTCCCAGCCCCAACGGTGAGGCACGTCGCCGAGAGAGAGCAGATCCCCTAATTCTGTACCGTCAATGATGATCTGGGCCTGGATACATACCTGATCGAAGGTGACCGAGCACAGGCGATCGCCCCGTTTGTTGACCGATCGCGGTGGGCCGAGCTGCTTCCAGGTTAAGCAGGGCAGCGATCGCGCCCAGTCGGCAAAAATGCTGGCTCCCACCCGAGGCTCATAGGTGAAGAAGCTGACCCAACTATGGTCTAGACCTCCGGGCTGCCGCTGGCGTAGCTCCCGCAGAAACGCGCCCCATAAACCGGTTTGCCAAGGCAGCAGTTCATTACCGTCGGGAGCCGATACCCCAGCACTGGTCAACATTCCCCCTAGCCACGGGCCATCAGTGGCCATGATCGTTCGCGCTCCGCGCCTGGCCGCCTGGATGGCCGCCGCCGCGCCCCCTGTGCCGCCGCCCACCACCAGCACCTCCGTTTGCCACTGCTCCATGGACTAGCTCTCCACTCCTAGGCGCGATCGCCCTTGGGCCGAGGACAACTGGGTAAACGTATAAATACCCGCCAGCACAAACCAATTCATGATGTTGATGCGGGAATCGTAGAAGGTGATATCAAACAATGAAAACAGAGTGCAGCCACCAAAAGCCATCAAGTAGCCTAGCAAAATAGCATTGTGGGATTGGCTAAAGCCTTGATCAAGCAGCAGCCAGACGGCTTTGCAGCAGATGTAGCCGATGGTCAATGTCATGATCACCATGGCTAACACTCCCACTTCACTACCCATCAACAGCCAAAAGTTATGGGGATGGGTAACCATTGGCAACCCCATGTCATTACGTTCTGGATAGAGAAACTTAAAATTACCCAACCCCCAGCCCAGCCATGGTCGTTCTTGCATCAGCGACCAAGCAATTTTCCAAATACCAAGGCGAGGATCTTGGGTGAAGATAGTGAGCGAGAGCGATCGCCCCCCCAGCCCTATACCAAGAATGCTGACAATGATGGCTCCTAGACCCACCAATCCCACCCAAAACATTTTGTAGTTGACTTTGATGAGGATGCTAGCCGTAATAATTTGAGCAACAGCAACCAGAACACCATTGCGGGAGCCGGAGCAA encodes:
- a CDS encoding FAD-dependent oxidoreductase, translated to MEQWQTEVLVVGGGTGGAAAAIQAARRGARTIMATDGPWLGGMLTSAGVSAPDGNELLPWQTGLWGAFLRELRQRQPGGLDHSWVSFFTYEPRVGASIFADWARSLPCLTWKQLGPPRSVNKRGDRLCSVTFDQVCIQAQIIIDGTELGDLLSLGDVPHRWGWDWQPDWQEPSAPLAPNALTQRYPVQSPTWVVVMQDLGEGAIAPEIPPSPLASGNAFKTAWQGMDLSHWLNYGRLPGHRFMINWPNDGNDYGHDLQRLVGSEGDRQAYGQEALWHSQNLARYVQQVGGRRYGLASDSFPVQLGVLGGGAYALHPYYRESRRLQGLVTVTERDILPQTGHEAALLPVNAAGDITAIALGNYVNDHHYPGMTLPLAPKAMRWGGRWTGTPFALPYGCLIPAETDGLLVCDKNSSVSHMANGATRLQPVVLALGQAAGMAAALCVEQGIQPRDLAVRSLQEALLTDPLAPAAVVPLIHCCPSDPDWLDQQRAVLDRGDRLPPHGVPSASVPPTSPSYTGTFQRLGDQTYRFLGDDGVEGMTSLNLVTLDPYVDQQMQTYQSGDRLQIQGRINPAGNWLLADAIAPLNPTPHPKTS
- a CDS encoding O-antigen ligase family protein, which codes for GATAYRFRRWAIDRWVACGLMSVSGLMVVSAWFAYDRGEALLHLWNFLPFFLLFALLPFVLNRTERLEKLALDVVLVTLPINVYALVQYIAKLRIIPRHIRRIPIVHWLRQTPHRERALSVFDHPNTLASFLILVLALGLGLIVKRSLDAQRSLPGAHPSYWIANRWLYVATYANLVGIFCSGSRNGVLVAVAQIITASILIKVNYKMFWVGLVGLGAIIVSILGIGLGGRSLSLTIFTQDPRLGIWKIAWSLMQERPWLGWGLGNFKFLYPERNDMGLPMVTHPHNFWLLMGSEVGVLAMVIMTLTIGYICCKAVWLLLDQGFSQSHNAILLGYLMAFGGCTLFSLFDITFYDSRINIMNWFVLAGIYTFTQLSSAQGRSRLGVES